In Lycium ferocissimum isolate CSIRO_LF1 chromosome 11, AGI_CSIRO_Lferr_CH_V1, whole genome shotgun sequence, a single genomic region encodes these proteins:
- the LOC132036182 gene encoding alpha-1,6-mannosyl-glycoprotein 2-beta-N-acetylglucosaminyltransferase, whose amino-acid sequence MASFKKGRIKDAAFRRLASLALITVLGVILLLVLLRTNSISSLINSDTYEGSTESIEITEAKELTLIPKLILQNELSVVLNKKNQIPPGNLDLFPKLAKDHVVIVLYVHNRPQYLQIVIDSLSRVEGISETLLIVSHDGYFEEMNKIVESIKFCQVKQIFAPYSPHIFTDSFPGVSPNDCKDKDDPAEKHCEGTPDQYGNHRDPKIVSLKHHWWWMMNTVWDGLEETRQHSGHILFIEEDHFIYPNAYRNMQLLVDLKSKKCPDCYAANLAPSEVKSRGEGWESLVAERMGNVGYAFNRTVWRKIHKKAAGFCSFDDYNWDITMWSTVYPSFGSPVYTLRGSRSSAIHFGKCGLHQGHHRNLACMDNGGVNIAVSDIDKVANIKPDWEVRKYEHQAGYQGGFKGWGGWGDVRDRELCLEFAKLYV is encoded by the coding sequence ATGGCTTCATttaaaaaaggaagaataaaagATGCAGCTTTTAGACGTTTAGCATCTCTAGCATTGATCACTGTGCTTGGAGTAATTTTGCTGTTAGTTCTTCTTAGGACCAATTCAATATCTAGTTTGATAAACAGTGATACTTATGAGGGTAGTACTGAAAGTATTGAAATTACTGAAGCAAAGGAACTTACTTTAATTCCTAAACTAATCTTGCAAAATGAGTTGTCAGTTGTCTTGAACAAGAAAAATCAGATCCCTCCAGGGAACTTGGATTTATTCCCAAAGTTAGCAAAAGATCATGTAGTTATTGTTTTGTATGTTCATAACCGGCCTCAGTATCTTCAAATCGTGATCGACAGCCTTTCTCGCGTGGAAGGAATAAGTGAGACTCTGTTGATTGTTAGTCATGATGGATACTTTGAAGAGATGAATAAGATTGTGGAAAGCATCAAGTTCTGCCAAGTGAAACAAATATTTGCCCCTTATTCGCCTCACATTTTTACCGATAGCTTTCCAGGTGTATCTCCTAATGATTGCAAAGACAAAGATGATCCAGCTGAGAAACATTGTGAGGGAACGCCTGATCAATATGGGAACCACCGGGACCCGAAAATTGTCTCGTTGAAGCATCATTGGTGGTGGATGATGAATACTGTGTGGGATGGATTAGAGGAGACTCGTCAACACTCAGGTCATATTCTTTTTATAGAAGAAGACCATTTCATTTATCCCAATGCATATCGCAATATGCAGTTACTTGTGGATTTGAAGTCAAAAAAGTGCCCCGACTGTTATGCTGCCAATCTAGCGCCATCTGAAGTGAAGTCGAGGGGAGAGGGATGGGAATCTTTAGTTGCAGAAAGGATGGGAAATGTAGGTTATGCGTTTAACCGGACAGTGTGGAGGAAAATTCATAAAAAGGCAGCAGGATTCTGCTCTTTTGACGATTACAATTGGGATATAACAATGTGGTCGACAGTTTATCCTTCGTTTGGTTCTCCAGTTTACACATTACGAGGGTCTAGGTCCAGTGCTATTCATTTTGGGAAATGTGGTTTGCATCAAGGTCATCATCGTAATCTAGCTTGTATGGACAATGGTGGTGTGAATATTGCTGTCTCTGATATTGATAAAGTCGCAAATATCAAACCAGACTGGGAAGTTCGGAAATATGAGCACCAGGCAGGATATCAGGGTGGTTTCAAGGGCTGGGGAGGCTGGGGAGATGTACGGGATCGCGAATTGTGTTTGGAGTTTGCTAAATTGTATGTCTAA
- the LOC132036180 gene encoding phytochrome C, translating into MSSSSTTNKTNCSRSSSARSRHGARVIAQTPVDAKLHVEFEDSEQQFDYSNSVNLSNSTSNVPSSTVSAYLQKMQRGSLIQPFGCMIAIDENFAVIAYSENAPEMLDLTPHAVPNMEQREALTFGTDVRKLFRSSGASALEKAASFGELSLLNPILVHCKNSGKPFYAILHRIDVGLVIDLEPVNPDDVPVTAAGALKSYKLAAKAIARLQSIPSGDISLLCDVLVREVENLTGYDRVMVYKFHEDEHGEVVAECCKPDLEPYLGLHYPATDIPQASRFLFMKNKVRMICDCLAPPIRVIQDPRLAQSLSLGGSVLRAPHGCHAQYMTNMGSIASMVMSVMISEEDDELDSDQQMGRRKLWGLVVCHHISPRFLPFPLRYACEFLVQVFSVQINKEVEVAAQVREKQILRTQTVLCDMLLRDAPMGIVTQSPNVMDLVRCDGAALYYRNKLWLLGVTPTESQIRDIAEWLNESHGGSTGLNTDSLMEAGYPGASVLGDAVCGMAAVKITSKDFLFWFRSHTAKEIKWGGAKHLPGEKDDGSKMHPRSSFKAFLEVVKRRSLPWEDVEMDSIHSLQLILRGSLQEEVAECSKMIVNVPAVDTSIDKVDELRIVTNEMVRLIETASIPILAVDASGCINGWNSKISELTGLSIEKAIGVPLVDLVIDGTTKAIEGVLSLALQGKEEKNVEIKLRTFGPQENVGPITLVANACCSRDVKQDIVGVCFIGQDVTGLKLIKDKYSRIQGDYVGIVRNPSPLIPPIFVMDENGRCLEWNDAMHKLTGTKREEVIDQMLLGEVFTVNNFGCRVKDQDTLTKLRILLNRVIAGGEGEKLFFGLFDKQGKYIEALISANKRADADGRVTGVLCFLLVPSPELQYAMHVQKMSEQAAENSLKKLAYVRLELKNPLNGIKCIQNLLKSSDLSKDQTHLLKTSTMCQEQLAKIIDDTDIESIEESYMEMNSCEFNLGEVVKVVINQVMILSQERKVQVTWDSPVEVSQFYLIGDNLRLQQVLSDFLNTAILFTLPFEDSSVHFRVIPRKERIGMKMHVMHLEFR; encoded by the exons ATGTCTTCTAGTTCTACAACAAACAAGACTAATTGCTCAAGGAGCAGTTCAGCTCGATCTAGGCATGGTGCTAGAGTTATTGCTCAAACCCCAGTTGATGCAAAGCTCCATGTTGAGTTTGAAGACTCTGAACAACAGTTTGATTATTCTAATTCAGTTAACTTGTCTAATTCCACTAgcaatgttccatcttcaactGTATCTGCTTATCTCCAGAAAATGCAAAGGGGAAGTCTAATACAGCCATTCGGCTGTATGATTGCTATAGATGAGAATTTCGCTGTCATAGCGTATAGCGAAAATGCACCAGAAATGTTGGACTTGACACCTCATGCTGTTCCAAATATGGAACAACGAGAGGCTTTGACCTTTGGGACTGATGTCAGGAAGTTGTTTCGTTCTTCAGGTGCTTCCGCGCTTGAAAAAGCAGCTAGTTTTGGAGAACTTAGTTTGCTTAATCCTATTTTGGTTCATTGTAAAAACTCAGGCAAGCCTTTTTATGCGATTTTGCACCGTATTGATGTTGGACTAGTAATAGATTTGGAGCCTGTGAATCCGGATGATGTACCTGTAACTGCGGCTGGAGCTTTGAAATCTTATAAGTTAGCAGCTAAAGCTATTGCAAGATTACAATCTATTCCAAGTGGGGATATATCATTGTTATGTGATGTATTAGTTAGAGAAGTGGAGAACTTGACAGGCTATGATCGTGTTATGGTTTATAAATTCCACGAGGATGAACATGGGGAAGTAGTTGCTGAATGCTGTAAGCCTGACCTAGAACCTTATCTTGGTTTGCATTATCCTGCTACAGATATACCACAAGCTTCAAGATTTCTCTTCATGAAGAATAAGGTTAGGATGATATGTGATTGCTTAGCTCCACCAATTAGGGTGATTCAAGACCCAAGATTGGCTCAGTCGTTGAGCCTTGGCGGGTCCGTGTTAAGAGCTCCCCATGGCTGTCATGCACAATACATGACTAATATGGGTTCTATTGCATCTATGGTTATGTCTGTGATGATTAGTGAGGAAGATGACGAGTTGGATAGCGACCAGCAAATGGGAAGAAGAAAATTGTGGGGTTTGGTAGTTTGCCATCACATTTCCCCTAgatttcttccttttcctttgaGGTACGCGTGTGAGTTCTTGGTTCAAGTTTTCAGTGTTCAGATTAATAAGGAAGTGGAAGTGGCAGCTCAAGTTAGGGAAAAGCAGATACTCCGAACTCAAACTGTTCTATGTGATATGCTTCTAAGAGATGCTCCTATGGGGATTGTTACTCAGTCTCCTAATGTTATGGACCTTGTAAGGTGTGATGGGGCTGCACTTTACTATAGGAATAAACTTTGGTTGCTTGGTGTTACCCCTACGGAGTCCCAAATCAGAGATATAGCTGAATGGCTTAATGAATCTCATGGTGGTAGTACAGGTTTAAACACAGATAGTCTCATGGAAGCTGGCTATCCAGGCGCTTCAGTGCTCGGTGATGCGGTATGTGGAATGGCTGCTGTAAAAATAACTTCAAAAGATTTCCTCTTCTGGTTCCGCTCCCACACAGCTAAAGAGATCAAGTGGGGTGGTGCGAAACATCTTCCTGGAGAGAAGGATGACGGAAGTAAAATGCACCCAAGGTCATCATTTAAAGCTTTTCTAGAGGTTGTTAAGCGGCGGAGCCTGCCCTGGGAAGATGTGGAAATGGATTCCATTCATTCCTTGCAGCTGATATTGCGAGGATCTTTGCAAGAGGAGGTTGCTGAATGTTCTAAAATGATTGTGAATGTCCCTGCTGTAGATACCAGTATAGATAAAGTGGATGAACTTCGTATTGTCACAAACGAAATGGTTCGTCTCATTGAGACAGCATCAATACCCATTTTGGCTGTTGATGCTTCAGGCTGTATCAATGGATGGAACTCTAAAATATCTGAGTTAACTGGATTGTCGATAGAGAAAGCTATAGGTGTACCCTTAGTTGATTTGGTTATTGATGGTACAACAAAAGCAATTGAAGGTGTGCTCTCCCTGGCATTGCAAG GCAAGGAGGAGAAAAATGTAGAAATCAAGCTTAGAACATTTGGTCCTCAAGAAAATGTCGGACCAATTACGTTAGTGGCTAATGCCTGTTGTAGTCGAGACGTAAAACAAGATATTGTTGGAGTTTGCTTTATTGGGCAAGATGTTACTGGGCTAAAGCTGATTAAGGACAAATATAGTCGCATTCAAGGTGATTATGTTGGAATCGTTCGCAACCCATCTCCTTTAATTCCTCCAATTTTTGTGATGGATGAAAATGGAAGATGCTTGGAATGGAATGATGCTATGCACAAGTTGACTGGGACGAAGAGGGAGGAGGTCATTGATCAAATGCTTCTTGGTGAGGTTTTCACAGTCAATAACTTTGGTTGTAGGGTGAAAGATCAAGACACATTAACCAAGCTCAGGATATTATTGAATAGAGTAATTGCTGGTGGGGAAGGTGAGAAGTTGTTTTTCGGGTTATTTGATAAACAGGGTAAGTATATTGAAGCCTTAATCTCTGCAAATAAAAGGGCTGATGCCGATGGTCGGGTAACTGGGGTCTTGTGCTTCCTTCTTGTTCCTAGTCCAGAACTtcaatatgcaatgcatgtgcAAAAGATGTCAGAACAAGCTGCTGAAAATAGTCTTAAAAAGTTGGCTTATGTTCGTCTTGAACTAAAAAACCCTTTAAACGGTATAAAGTGTATTCAGAATCTGCTAAAATCTTCTGATTTAAGCAAGGATCAAACACATTTGCTGAAGACAAGCACAATGTGTCAAGAACAACTAGCCAAGATCATTGATGACACTGATATTGAGAGTATTGAGGAAAG CTATATGGAAATGAATTCTTGTGAGTTCAATCTTGGCGAAGTTGTTAAAGTGGTCATTAATCAAGTTATGATTCTAAGTCAGGAGCGCAAGGTTCAGGTCACATGGGACTCACCTGTCGAAGTATCACAGTTTTACCTGATTGGTGATAATTTGAGGCTTCAACAAGTCCTTTCTGACTTTTTGAACACAGCTATCCTCTTTACTCTTCCCTTTGAAGACTCCTCTGTGCATTTCAGAGTAATTCCAAGGAAGGAACGTATAGGGATGAAGATGCACGTCATGCATCTTGAATTTCGGTAA
- the LOC132036181 gene encoding cytochrome b561 domain-containing protein At4g18260-like has product MLPFQIILHGFLLWASMGFLMPIGILVIRMSNREECERRLKIILYVHATLQILSLLLVTVAAIMSIESFDNSFTNNHQRIGLALYGAIWLQAATGVYKPDRGSKGRSIWFPIHWLLGVTVSLLGINNIYTGLQNYHTRTMRSTSVWTLAFTVEIVVILFIYLLQEKWQYIKQIRSHLVNETVTTNELRNIFNR; this is encoded by the exons ATGTTGCCATTTCAAATTATCCTACATGGATTTCTTCTCTGGGCTTCCATGGGTTTCTTGATGCCTATAGGGATTCTTGTAATAAGAATGTCAAATAGAGAGGAATGTGAAAGAAGGCTAAAGATTATTCTCTATGTTCATGCTACTTTACAG ATACTATCTCTTCTCCTTGTAACAGTAGCAGCAATCATGTCGATAGAAAGCTTCGACAACTCTTTCACAAATAATCACCAAAGGATTGGCTTAGCTTTGTATGGTGCCATATGGCTGCAAGCAGCTACTGGAGTTTATAAGCCTGACAG GGGAAGCAAAGGAAGGAGTATATGGTTTCCAATTCACTGGCTTCTTGGAGTCACAGTTTCTTTACTGGGAatcaacaacatatatacaggTTTACAGAACTatcacacaagaacaatgagAAGCACAAGTGTTTGGACCTTGGCTTTCACAGTTGAGATTGTTGTTATCCTGTTCATCTATCTACTCCAAGAAAAATGGCAATATATAAAGCAAATCAGGAGTCATTTAGTCAATGAAACAGTAACGACAAACGAATTAAGAAACATCTTCAACAGATGA
- the LOC132037085 gene encoding 22.0 kDa class IV heat shock protein-like, producing MVKTTVSLMSFLVLAMVVAFLPTQNHALMPYTRPMWDIMFPPDDPFRILEQTPLTIPKGVETIALARSDWKETAKEHVITLDIPGMKKEDIKIEVEENRVLRVSGERKTDEEIEGDKWHRAERTSGKFWRQFRLPGNADLEQIKAHLENGVLKITVPKLAEEKKKQTKVISIAEESNSAGGEDIKATKAEM from the coding sequence ATGGTGAAAACAACAGTTAGCTTGATGAGCTTTCTTGTTTTAGCGATGGTTGTAGCCTTTCTTCCAACCCAAAATCATGCACTAATGCCATACACACGTCCCATGTGGGACATAATGTTTCCACCAGATGACCCTTTCAGGATTCTTGAACAAACCCCACTGACAATCCCGAAAGGTGTAGAAACAATCGCCTTAGCTCGTTCAGATTGGAAGGAAACAGCAAAAGAGCATGTAATTACACTTGACATACCAGGGATGAAGAAAGAGGACATCAAGATTGAGGTAGAAGAAAACAGGGTGTTGAGAGTTAGTGGTGAAAGGAAAACTGATGAAGAAATTGAAGGGGACAAGTGGCATAGAGCTGAGAGAACTTCAGGGAAATTTTGGAGACAATTTAGACTTCCCGGAAATGCTGATTTGGAACAAATTAAGGCTCATTTGGAAAATGGTGTATTAAAGATTACTGTGCCAAAGTTGGctgaagagaagaagaaacaaaCTAAGGTGATTAGTATTGCTGAGGAAAGTAACTCTGCTGGTGGTGAGGATATTAAAGCTACCAAAGCTGAGATGTAA